The following is a genomic window from Chryseobacterium sp. StRB126.
CATCGCCATGTAACCGATAGCATAAGTAGTGGTAAAAGCCATGACAATGTAACTGTAATCTTTTTCATCCCAGATGAATTCTTTTTCCAGAACAGGTTTCAGCAAACCCATTACCTGACGGTCAAGATAATTGATCGTAGTGGCAAGAAAAACGAGAGACAGCATCCACCATCTTATATTTCGGTTGTGAGGAGCCTGCATTTAGTTATGATTAAGTTGTTGTAATAAATTCTTTGTTTTCAGAGTCAGTTCTTCTTCATTAAAATCCTTTCCGATGAGCGAGCTGCCCAGTCCTACTGCTATGGCACCACCATTGAGCCATTCCGTGATATCTTTATAATCACCATTGATTCCTCCGGTGGGCATAAAATTCATTCCCGGGAAAACTGGCTGTACCGATTTGATGTAGTTCTTACCTAAAGCATCAGCCGGGAATATTTTAACCAGTATTAACCCATTCTGATACGCAATATTGATATCGGAAGGGGTAAAACAACCTGGAATCAAAAGGATATTTCTTTCAAGTGCATGTTTTACCAATGCTTCACTGATGACAGGTGTAATGATAAAATCTGCTTTTACACCCGCATAATCATCCATTTCCTGTATGTTTTTTACCGTCCCGATTCCTAGCAGAAGTTCGGGAAATTCTGTATGGGAAATGTCTTTCAGCCTGGTAAAATTTTCCAATGCCTGATGGCCGCGGTTGGTATATTCTATCACACGGATTCCTGCTTCATATAAAGCTTTTATGATATTTTTTGAGACTTCAAACGATTCGTTATAGAATAACGGAACTATTTTCTGGTCTTTTATTTTCTGTAGTATTTCACTCATAATTTTTCGATATTAATGCTTTCATCAATGGTATCTCCTTTTACAAAAAGCTTTTTGAACGCAACTTTTGCGGCATCTTCCAGGATCTTCTGTTCAGGATTTCCTTTTAAAATTCCGTGTATTAAAGCAGCCATAAAGGAATCTCCGCTTCCTACCCTTTCTTCAATCTTATCTGAATTGTATTGTTCTGAAACCAAAAGCTGTTCATCAGCAAATAAGGTGGCAAAATAATTAACCTTTTCTCCATTTGTGAAGCGAAACGTATTGGCAATCTTTTCTACATTTGGAAATTGTTTCCGGATTTCCAAGGCTGTTTTTCCTGCCTGTTTCAGGAGGTTTTCATCGTCAAAATTTCCATTAAGCTCATATTCAATGGGAATATTCAGGAACTGCTCAACAGACCAGATATTTCCCATGAGAACGTTCACAAAAGGCATCAGCTCTTTAATTTTGTGAGGATTCTGGTTTTGCCAAAGTAACGCCCTGTAATTCAAGTCGAGAGAAACCGTAATATTTCTTACTCTGGCTTCTTTCATGATATGTAAACATTTCCGGAACGCATGGTCACTTAATGCAGGAGTGATGGTGCTGATATGCAGCCATTTTACTTCTGAAAATATTTCATCATCACTGAAATTTTCAAAATCCGATTGGGTAAAAACAGACGGAAAGCGGTCGTACACCACTGATGCATTCTGCATATCGCCATCGGAAGAAAGATAAAATGTTCCTATTCTTCCTTGAGTTTTTTCTGCAAGCACTTCTATTCCTTTATTTTTAAGCTGAAATTCTAACTGGTTTCCCATAAAATTCTCAGGTAAAGCTGTTAACAATTTCACAGAATTTTCCCACTGGGAAAGTGCTGCCGTTACATTGTATTCGGCTCCCCCCACATAGATTTTCAGAGACAGCTCATTGAACCACTTTCCTTCGGAATCCGGAGCAAAGTGGAGAAGCAGTTCTCCGAAACATAATATCTTAGACGAATTCTGCATGGTATTAAATTTCAAAATAATTTTTTGTATTGTGATAACAGATATCCTGAATGATCTTTCCCACCCATTTTTCATCATCGGGAAGAAGACCTCTCTCCATCTCGCTTCCAAACAGATTGCATAAAAGCCTTCTGAAATAATCATGTCTTGAGAACGACAGCAGACTTCGGGAATCGGTCAACATGCCGATAAAAGTGCTGATTAATCCAATATTGGAAAGCGTATTCATCTGTTTTGTCATTCCATCCAGCTGATCCAGAAACCACCAGGCTGCCCCAAACTGTACCTTGGATTTGATTCCTCCTTCGTTGAAATTTCCGGCAAGAGCTGCCAGAACTTCGTTAAATGCCGGGTTTAAATTGTAGATAATGGTTTTCGTGAGTTTTCCTTCTGTATTCAGTTCATCAAGCAAAATGCTCATTCTCTGTGCGTAGTATGGTTCTCCAATGGCGTCATATCCTGCGTTGGCACCTATTTTTCTGAACATTTCTGAATTGTTGTTCCTTGTTGCCCCTACATGAAACTGTTGTACCCAGCCTTTTTCTGCATACATTTTGCAAAGCTCTTTCAGCATATAGCCGCACAAGGCTTCAGGATCTGAAAATGATGAGAGATTGCCCTTAAGGAATTCAGAAAATTCTTTTTCAAGGCTATGATTCCATTTCGTAGTATCCGGGAAGTATTCAAAGCCATGGTCGGCCACTTTTGCTCCTGCTTCCACAAAATAATTGATTCTGCCCTGAAGTGCACTCAACAAATCAGAAGCTGATGTAATTTGAAATCCACAGACCTTTTCAAACTTTTTGATTCCTGAAAGATATTGTTCAGAATTAATGATATTAATATAGGCATCCGGACGGAAAGCCGGAAGAACAGCCGTTTTAAAGCCACTATCTTTTAAAGCTTTATGATGAACGAGATCATCAGCAGGATCATCAGTGGTACATAAAGCCTCCACCTTAAAATTCTGAAGAATGGATTGTGGCAGAAAACCAGAGGTCTGCAGACTTTCATTCATCTGATGATACACCGTATTTGCATTTTTTGGTGATAAATATTCGCTGATTCCAAAAGGATTTTTTAATTCCAAATGGGTCCAGTGAAATAATGGGTTGCGAAGTGTATAAGGCACGACTTCTGCCCATTTCATAAACTTTTCCTGGTCTGAAGCCTGCCCTGAAATAAACTGTTCATGAACTCCAAAATTTCTCATAGCCCTCCATTTGTAATGGTCTCCATCCAGCCAAATAGCCGTTGGAGAGCGGAAATTCTGATTGGCAGAAATAACGTCCGGTTCAAGGTGATTGTGATAATCGATAACCGGCATATCTT
Proteins encoded in this region:
- the uxaC gene encoding glucuronate isomerase encodes the protein MSNSIKNKEVFGESFLLESAKAENLYFGYAKDMPVIDYHNHLEPDVISANQNFRSPTAIWLDGDHYKWRAMRNFGVHEQFISGQASDQEKFMKWAEVVPYTLRNPLFHWTHLELKNPFGISEYLSPKNANTVYHQMNESLQTSGFLPQSILQNFKVEALCTTDDPADDLVHHKALKDSGFKTAVLPAFRPDAYINIINSEQYLSGIKKFEKVCGFQITSASDLLSALQGRINYFVEAGAKVADHGFEYFPDTTKWNHSLEKEFSEFLKGNLSSFSDPEALCGYMLKELCKMYAEKGWVQQFHVGATRNNNSEMFRKIGANAGYDAIGEPYYAQRMSILLDELNTEGKLTKTIIYNLNPAFNEVLAALAGNFNEGGIKSKVQFGAAWWFLDQLDGMTKQMNTLSNIGLISTFIGMLTDSRSLLSFSRHDYFRRLLCNLFGSEMERGLLPDDEKWVGKIIQDICYHNTKNYFEI
- a CDS encoding PfkB family carbohydrate kinase, which translates into the protein MQNSSKILCFGELLLHFAPDSEGKWFNELSLKIYVGGAEYNVTAALSQWENSVKLLTALPENFMGNQLEFQLKNKGIEVLAEKTQGRIGTFYLSSDGDMQNASVVYDRFPSVFTQSDFENFSDDEIFSEVKWLHISTITPALSDHAFRKCLHIMKEARVRNITVSLDLNYRALLWQNQNPHKIKELMPFVNVLMGNIWSVEQFLNIPIEYELNGNFDDENLLKQAGKTALEIRKQFPNVEKIANTFRFTNGEKVNYFATLFADEQLLVSEQYNSDKIEERVGSGDSFMAALIHGILKGNPEQKILEDAAKVAFKKLFVKGDTIDESINIEKL
- a CDS encoding bifunctional 4-hydroxy-2-oxoglutarate aldolase/2-dehydro-3-deoxy-phosphogluconate aldolase, producing MSEILQKIKDQKIVPLFYNESFEVSKNIIKALYEAGIRVIEYTNRGHQALENFTRLKDISHTEFPELLLGIGTVKNIQEMDDYAGVKADFIITPVISEALVKHALERNILLIPGCFTPSDINIAYQNGLILVKIFPADALGKNYIKSVQPVFPGMNFMPTGGINGDYKDITEWLNGGAIAVGLGSSLIGKDFNEEELTLKTKNLLQQLNHN